Proteins co-encoded in one Pseudarthrobacter chlorophenolicus A6 genomic window:
- the allB gene encoding allantoinase AllB, with product MSEERFDLVIRGQRILTTAGIAPREVGVRGGKIVAIEPLGNGLAGTEIVELADDETLLPGLVDTHVHVNEPGRTEWEGFASATRAAAAGGVTTIIDMPLNSVPPTTTVANLKLKREVAEDQAFIDVGFWGGAIPGNKADLRPLHDDGVFGFKCFLLHSGVDEFPHLDADEMEEDMAELKSFDSLMIVHAEDSHAIDRAPHPGGDHYETFLASRPRGAENKAIAEVIERARWTGARAHILHLSSSDALPMIASAKRDGVKLTVETCPHYLTLMAEEIPDGATAYKCCPPIREASNRELLWQGLQDGTIDCIVSDHSPSTLDLKDLENGDFAVAWGGVSSLQLGLSLIWSEARHRGIPLEQVVSWMAEKPANLARLTNKGQLALGYDADFAVFAPDEAFVVDVSKLKHKNPITPYDGKTLAGVVRKTFLRGAVVDGQTPTGKLIRRGGV from the coding sequence GTGTCTGAAGAACGTTTTGACCTGGTCATCCGGGGCCAGCGCATCCTCACCACCGCCGGTATTGCCCCACGCGAAGTGGGCGTCCGCGGCGGCAAGATCGTCGCCATCGAGCCGCTCGGCAACGGCCTGGCCGGTACCGAGATCGTCGAACTGGCCGACGACGAAACCCTGCTCCCGGGTCTGGTGGACACCCACGTCCACGTCAACGAGCCCGGCCGCACCGAGTGGGAAGGCTTCGCCTCCGCCACCCGCGCGGCAGCAGCCGGCGGCGTCACCACCATCATCGACATGCCGCTGAACTCCGTTCCGCCCACCACCACCGTGGCCAACCTCAAGCTCAAGCGCGAGGTGGCCGAGGACCAGGCGTTCATCGACGTCGGGTTCTGGGGCGGCGCCATCCCCGGCAACAAGGCGGACCTGCGCCCGCTGCACGACGACGGCGTGTTCGGCTTCAAGTGCTTCCTGCTGCACTCCGGCGTGGACGAGTTCCCACACCTGGACGCGGACGAGATGGAAGAGGACATGGCCGAGCTGAAGTCCTTCGACTCGCTCATGATCGTCCACGCCGAGGACTCGCACGCGATCGACCGCGCACCGCACCCGGGCGGCGACCACTACGAAACCTTCCTGGCCTCCCGCCCCCGCGGTGCCGAGAACAAGGCCATCGCCGAGGTCATCGAACGGGCCCGCTGGACCGGTGCCCGCGCGCACATCCTGCACCTCTCGTCGTCGGACGCGCTGCCCATGATCGCCTCGGCAAAGCGCGACGGCGTCAAGCTCACCGTGGAGACGTGTCCGCACTACCTGACGCTGATGGCCGAGGAAATCCCGGACGGCGCAACCGCGTACAAGTGCTGCCCGCCCATCCGCGAGGCCTCCAACCGGGAACTGCTGTGGCAGGGCCTGCAGGACGGCACCATCGACTGCATCGTCTCGGACCACTCCCCCTCCACCCTGGACCTCAAGGATCTGGAAAACGGCGACTTTGCCGTGGCCTGGGGCGGCGTCTCGTCACTGCAGCTGGGCCTGTCCCTGATCTGGAGCGAAGCCCGGCACCGCGGCATCCCGCTGGAACAGGTGGTGTCCTGGATGGCGGAGAAGCCCGCCAACCTGGCCCGCCTCACCAACAAGGGACAGCTGGCGCTGGGCTACGACGCCGACTTCGCGGTCTTCGCCCCTGACGAGGCCTTCGTGGTGGACGTGTCCAAGCTCAAGCACAAGAACCCCATCACGCCTTATGACGGCAAGACCCTCGCCGGCGTGGTCCGCAAGACCTTCCTGCGCGGCGCCGTGGTGGACGGCCAGACCCCCACGGGCAAGCTGATCCGCCGCGGCGGCGTCTAG
- a CDS encoding winged helix-turn-helix domain-containing protein, protein MAVEAHHPRAAFPSGIPSRPRMPHSRQMADPSMTQPPRSARPPRPVQPQAVARGLAVWVVPDEGTSPEILARAAELVLARALQTAPEAEVHWPAAGAPTSGASAAERATDHSSRTPSTAEDPGDSARASSGNPTGEPTDKAGGNAAGTGVAESGAAGNVDHDAAHLPPSAGPVSTVAVDLAADTVLLDGSPVSLTGVEYKVLRFLVTHLSRTVSREELQEFLEFLNYPGATARSIDVYVGRIRRKLGNARHAVATVRGGGYQFIPGPHATVRGPAEYSI, encoded by the coding sequence ATGGCAGTGGAAGCACACCATCCGCGGGCGGCTTTCCCTTCGGGGATACCTTCCCGCCCGCGGATGCCCCACAGCCGGCAGATGGCGGATCCTTCCATGACGCAGCCTCCTCGTTCAGCCCGGCCCCCACGGCCGGTCCAGCCGCAAGCTGTGGCCCGGGGCCTGGCTGTGTGGGTGGTGCCGGACGAAGGAACCAGCCCCGAAATCCTGGCCCGGGCCGCCGAACTGGTGCTCGCCCGCGCCCTGCAGACTGCTCCGGAGGCGGAAGTCCACTGGCCTGCCGCCGGAGCCCCCACGTCCGGGGCCTCCGCCGCGGAGAGAGCCACAGACCACTCCTCCCGCACTCCCTCCACGGCGGAGGACCCCGGCGATTCAGCCCGTGCATCATCGGGAAATCCAACCGGCGAGCCAACGGACAAGGCCGGCGGCAACGCTGCCGGGACTGGTGTTGCCGAATCCGGGGCGGCGGGCAACGTGGACCACGACGCTGCCCACCTGCCGCCGTCGGCCGGGCCCGTCAGCACCGTGGCCGTGGACCTCGCTGCCGATACAGTCCTCTTGGACGGTTCGCCGGTGTCCCTGACCGGCGTCGAATACAAGGTGCTGCGGTTCCTGGTCACGCACCTGTCCCGCACCGTCAGCCGGGAAGAGCTTCAGGAATTCCTGGAGTTCCTGAATTACCCCGGCGCCACCGCCCGGTCCATCGACGTCTATGTGGGCCGGATCCGCCGGAAGCTTGGCAACGCCCGCCACGCCGTGGCCACCGTCCGCGGCGGCGGCTACCAGTTCATCCCCGGCCCGCACGCCACCGTGCGCGGGCCCGCCGAATACTCCATCTGA
- the bcp gene encoding thioredoxin-dependent thiol peroxidase, translating to MTTAPNNTVPTNTVPTNTAPNNTAPYAARLQPGSPAPAFTLPDAGGNPVSLESFQGRNVIVYFYPKAATPGCTTEACDFRDNLASLQGRGYDVLGVSPDAPEALAGFTADHSLTFPLLSDRDHAVARAYGAWGEKLVNGEIVEGVLRSTVVVGPDGRAILAQYQVDAQGHVAALREELGL from the coding sequence ATGACCACCGCGCCCAACAACACCGTGCCCACAAACACCGTGCCCACAAACACCGCGCCCAACAACACCGCGCCCTACGCCGCCCGGCTCCAGCCCGGCAGCCCCGCTCCGGCATTCACCCTTCCGGACGCCGGCGGCAACCCCGTCTCCCTCGAGTCCTTCCAGGGCCGGAACGTGATTGTGTACTTCTACCCGAAGGCCGCCACCCCCGGCTGCACCACCGAAGCGTGCGATTTCCGTGACAACCTGGCCTCACTGCAGGGCCGCGGCTACGACGTCCTGGGCGTTTCCCCGGACGCCCCGGAAGCCCTGGCCGGCTTCACCGCAGACCACTCCCTGACGTTCCCGCTGCTCTCGGACCGGGACCACGCCGTCGCCCGGGCTTACGGCGCCTGGGGCGAGAAGCTGGTTAACGGCGAGATTGTCGAAGGCGTCCTGCGCTCCACTGTGGTGGTGGGTCCGGACGGCCGTGCCATCCTCGCGCAGTACCAGGTTGACGCCCAGGGCCACGTCGCGGCGCTGCGGGAAGAACTCGGCCTCTAG
- a CDS encoding CotH kinase family protein has product MRRSPGAILSASALAAALALTGCGAGAGAELSGTPATSAASSDAGVDAGTSTTETTTADSTLFTDGASHTVSVTWNEDDYAAMIAAYEADGSKDWIAADITIDGTTVSNVGVRLKGNSTLRSLSGSGNGAGGGMGGNAASSGISSDVPESLPLLIRFDKYVDGQTYQGLGEVSLRPGSPVLNEALALALTGASGQATQRYAYTTYSVNGSPTQTRLLVENPDEDYADSLFDTPGVLYKADADSSFTYQGDDLATYEDQFKQLNNGESETVQPIVDFLKWLSEATDEEFDAGLAERVDVESFARYTATMNLLVNGDDMAGPGQNYYLWYSLDTRKISVISWDLNLAMTGDATASPEAQLSIGGGGGGAGGGGGGGGAGGGGGGGGAGGGMQPPGSDDGGRAPFAGAAADAGGAADADGTAAADGAGPGEAAPGGAGPGEAATGTWDAAAGTGAGGGGGRGGNELKERFLASDAFQSVYDAAYADLYAQLYASGTAASLLDSIAAVVPLSDGLTAEELAGETQTLRTFIQERTDALKGQV; this is encoded by the coding sequence ATGCGACGTTCCCCCGGTGCCATTCTTTCCGCATCCGCCCTGGCGGCAGCCCTTGCCCTGACCGGGTGCGGTGCTGGGGCAGGTGCAGAGCTGTCCGGCACGCCGGCCACGTCCGCAGCGTCGTCCGACGCGGGAGTTGACGCCGGCACCAGCACCACGGAGACCACGACGGCGGACTCCACCCTGTTCACGGACGGCGCCTCCCACACGGTCAGCGTCACGTGGAACGAGGACGACTACGCCGCAATGATCGCCGCCTACGAGGCCGACGGGTCCAAGGACTGGATCGCCGCGGACATCACCATCGACGGCACCACCGTGTCCAACGTGGGCGTGCGCCTCAAGGGCAATTCCACGCTTCGGAGCCTGAGCGGCAGCGGGAACGGCGCGGGCGGCGGGATGGGCGGGAACGCGGCGTCGTCCGGGATCTCCTCCGACGTCCCTGAGTCCCTGCCCCTGCTGATCCGCTTCGACAAGTACGTGGACGGCCAGACCTACCAGGGGCTGGGCGAGGTGTCGCTGCGCCCTGGCTCTCCCGTCCTGAATGAGGCGCTGGCCCTGGCCCTCACCGGGGCCAGCGGCCAGGCCACGCAGCGGTACGCCTACACCACCTACTCAGTGAATGGCAGCCCCACCCAGACCAGGCTGCTCGTGGAAAACCCCGATGAGGACTATGCGGATTCCCTGTTCGATACCCCGGGAGTCCTCTACAAAGCCGATGCCGATTCCAGTTTCACTTACCAGGGCGACGACCTGGCCACCTACGAGGACCAGTTCAAGCAGCTCAACAACGGGGAGAGTGAGACTGTCCAGCCCATCGTCGACTTCCTCAAGTGGCTGTCCGAAGCCACCGACGAGGAATTCGACGCCGGCCTGGCGGAGCGCGTGGATGTGGAGTCCTTCGCCCGCTACACCGCCACGATGAACCTGCTGGTCAACGGCGATGACATGGCCGGCCCCGGCCAGAACTACTACCTCTGGTACAGCCTGGACACCAGGAAGATCTCCGTCATCTCCTGGGACCTCAACCTCGCCATGACCGGCGACGCCACGGCATCGCCCGAGGCGCAACTGTCCATCGGAGGCGGCGGAGGCGGCGCGGGCGGCGGAGGCGGCGGAGGCGGCGCGGGCGGCGGAGGCGGCGGAGGCGGCGCGGGCGGCGGCATGCAGCCTCCGGGATCGGACGACGGCGGCCGGGCACCTTTTGCCGGCGCCGCGGCGGATGCTGGCGGCGCAGCGGATGCTGACGGCACGGCAGCAGCGGATGGGGCAGGGCCGGGCGAAGCGGCCCCGGGCGGAGCAGGGCCGGGTGAAGCGGCAACAGGTACCTGGGATGCCGCAGCAGGTACCGGCGCAGGCGGTGGAGGCGGCCGCGGCGGCAACGAACTGAAGGAAAGGTTCCTGGCTTCGGATGCCTTCCAGTCCGTGTATGACGCCGCCTACGCGGATCTTTACGCCCAGCTGTACGCCAGCGGAACCGCCGCCAGCCTCCTGGACTCAATTGCCGCCGTCGTACCCCTCAGCGACGGCCTCACCGCCGAGGAACTGGCTGGTGAAACGCAGACCCTGCGCACTTTCATCCAGGAACGCACGGATGCGCTGAAGGGCCAGGTCTAG
- the bcp gene encoding thioredoxin-dependent thiol peroxidase, producing MSQTLTTKLQPGTPAPDFTLRDAQGREISLADYRGKNVIVYFYPKAATPGCTTEACDFRDSLGALQGQGYEVVGISPDAQEALAGFSGDFSLTFPLLSDQDHAVALAYGAWGEKLVDGEIVEGIVRSTVVVDTEGKVVLAQYQVKADGHVARLKEALGL from the coding sequence ATGAGCCAGACCTTGACCACCAAGCTTCAGCCCGGAACTCCCGCTCCCGACTTCACCCTCCGGGATGCCCAGGGCCGGGAAATCTCCCTGGCCGATTACCGTGGCAAGAATGTCATTGTGTACTTCTACCCCAAGGCCGCAACCCCCGGCTGCACCACCGAAGCCTGCGACTTCCGCGACAGCCTGGGCGCGCTGCAGGGCCAGGGGTACGAGGTAGTTGGCATCTCCCCCGACGCCCAGGAAGCCCTGGCCGGCTTCAGCGGCGACTTCTCCCTGACGTTCCCGCTGCTCTCCGACCAGGACCACGCTGTTGCCCTTGCCTACGGCGCCTGGGGCGAGAAGCTGGTCGACGGCGAGATCGTTGAGGGCATCGTCCGCTCCACCGTTGTGGTGGACACCGAGGGCAAGGTTGTCCTGGCGCAGTACCAGGTGAAGGCCGACGGCCACGTGGCCCGGCTGAAGGAAGCCCTGGGACTCTAG
- a CDS encoding GNAT family N-acetyltransferase encodes MAIEIRPATDFTDVKALVGPKRPDANVCWCLSYRIPSKQNQQLHGTERGAFVKKLLAEDPPPGILAYDGGEPVGWAAVHPRADTGFATNRRIPHVDGQDVWSIWCIRVRPGHRGNGISHALLAGAVHLARTYGAPAVEGYPVDNAGQKVDLTMAYVGTRKLFEDAGFTKAADTESVLNGFPRVLMRLDLGR; translated from the coding sequence ATGGCGATCGAAATCCGTCCGGCCACCGATTTCACGGACGTCAAAGCCCTCGTTGGCCCCAAACGGCCCGACGCGAACGTGTGCTGGTGCCTGAGCTACCGCATCCCGTCCAAGCAGAACCAGCAGCTCCACGGAACCGAACGCGGGGCGTTCGTGAAAAAGCTGCTGGCGGAGGATCCCCCGCCCGGAATTTTGGCGTACGACGGCGGCGAGCCGGTTGGGTGGGCAGCGGTCCACCCCCGCGCGGACACGGGTTTCGCCACCAACAGGCGGATCCCCCACGTGGACGGCCAGGACGTGTGGTCCATCTGGTGCATCCGGGTCCGGCCAGGGCACCGCGGCAACGGAATTTCGCACGCACTGCTGGCAGGGGCCGTGCATTTGGCGCGTACCTACGGAGCGCCCGCCGTCGAAGGGTATCCGGTGGACAACGCCGGGCAGAAAGTGGACCTCACCATGGCCTATGTGGGCACGCGGAAGCTTTTCGAGGATGCCGGTTTCACGAAGGCCGCGGATACGGAATCGGTGCTTAACGGGTTCCCGCGGGTGCTGATGCGGCTGGACCTGGGCCGGTAG
- a CDS encoding DNA alkylation repair protein — protein MSQVDEVLAELAELEDPKFREANEKRGDDHGVNLSKLRAVAKRLKTQQDLARQLWDTGDTAARLLALLICRPKDFSREELDAMLRESRAPKVHDWLVNYVAKKSPHAEALRVAWTADADPVVASAGWALTTERVAKKPEGLDLPGLLDTIEAEMKAAPDRLQWAMNHTLAQIGIEHPAQRARAISIGERLEVLKDYPTPPNCTSPFAPAWINEMVSRRSA, from the coding sequence ATGTCCCAGGTGGATGAGGTTCTGGCCGAACTGGCGGAGCTCGAAGATCCCAAGTTTCGCGAAGCCAACGAAAAGCGCGGGGACGATCACGGCGTCAACCTTTCCAAGCTCCGGGCCGTGGCCAAGCGGCTGAAAACCCAGCAGGACCTGGCCCGGCAGCTGTGGGACACCGGGGATACCGCCGCGCGGCTCCTGGCGCTGCTGATCTGCCGGCCCAAGGACTTCAGCCGGGAGGAACTGGACGCCATGCTGCGCGAATCCCGGGCACCGAAAGTCCACGACTGGCTGGTCAACTACGTGGCAAAGAAGAGCCCGCACGCCGAAGCACTCCGCGTGGCCTGGACGGCAGACGCCGACCCGGTGGTGGCCAGTGCCGGCTGGGCCCTCACCACCGAACGCGTGGCCAAGAAGCCGGAAGGGCTTGACCTGCCGGGGCTGCTGGACACCATTGAGGCGGAGATGAAGGCCGCCCCGGACCGCCTGCAGTGGGCCATGAACCACACCCTGGCGCAGATCGGGATCGAGCATCCGGCCCAGCGGGCCAGGGCAATCAGCATTGGCGAACGCCTGGAGGTCCTCAAGGACTACCCCACCCCGCCCAACTGCACGTCGCCGTTCGCGCCGGCATGGATCAACGAGATGGTGAGCCGCCGCAGCGCTTAG
- a CDS encoding PP2C family protein-serine/threonine phosphatase, with amino-acid sequence MVSPPEVRHAVVIEDDPDIRGLLVRVLTKQGFIVTEAGEGLTGVEEVRRSQPDLVTLDLNLPDLDGLEVCKLLREFSDAFIVMLTARADELDKLTGLDNGADEYISKPFSPRELQSRINALFRRRPSPAAADTASLSELQRATEVQQSLLPKEDIRVEGYDVAGVFRPSRSVGGDFYDWYQTPEGLHLTFADAMGKGMGAALIAATVRAVMRSTGRRQDLDGAFASASKAIATDLDSSNSFVTLFHARLDAPSGRVSYVDAGHGLALHVEAGGAAHRLPSGGPPVGAWSGSEWPQSGLDLAPGDCLVVVSDGVLDVFETVEDFTEAVRRATQAEHSAQAASSAILSLAPAETAEDDVTVVVVRRLPQEVAA; translated from the coding sequence ATGGTCTCTCCCCCTGAAGTTCGTCATGCCGTTGTCATCGAGGATGACCCGGACATCCGCGGGCTCCTGGTCCGCGTGCTGACCAAGCAGGGCTTCATCGTCACGGAAGCCGGTGAAGGCCTCACCGGCGTGGAGGAAGTCCGGCGCAGCCAGCCGGACCTGGTCACCCTTGACCTGAACCTCCCGGACCTGGATGGCCTGGAAGTCTGCAAACTCCTCCGCGAATTCTCCGATGCGTTCATCGTCATGCTGACCGCCCGCGCCGACGAGCTGGACAAGCTGACGGGCCTGGACAACGGTGCGGACGAATACATCAGCAAGCCGTTCAGCCCCCGCGAACTGCAGTCGAGGATCAACGCGCTGTTCCGCCGCCGCCCTTCCCCCGCCGCCGCCGACACCGCATCGCTGAGCGAACTCCAGCGTGCCACCGAGGTCCAGCAGAGCCTCCTGCCCAAGGAGGACATCCGTGTTGAGGGGTACGACGTTGCCGGGGTCTTCCGTCCTTCACGCAGCGTGGGCGGGGACTTCTACGACTGGTACCAGACGCCCGAAGGGCTGCACCTGACCTTTGCCGATGCCATGGGCAAGGGCATGGGTGCTGCGCTGATCGCCGCCACCGTCCGCGCCGTCATGCGCTCCACCGGCCGCCGGCAGGACCTGGACGGCGCGTTCGCCTCCGCCAGCAAGGCCATCGCCACGGACCTCGACTCCTCCAACTCCTTTGTCACCCTCTTCCACGCCCGGCTGGACGCGCCGTCAGGCCGGGTCAGCTATGTAGACGCCGGCCACGGGCTCGCACTGCACGTCGAGGCCGGCGGGGCAGCACACCGCCTTCCGTCCGGCGGACCGCCGGTGGGGGCCTGGTCCGGGTCCGAGTGGCCGCAGTCCGGCCTTGACCTGGCGCCCGGGGACTGCCTGGTGGTGGTCAGCGACGGCGTGCTGGATGTCTTTGAAACCGTGGAGGACTTCACCGAAGCGGTCCGGCGGGCCACGCAGGCCGAACATTCCGCGCAGGCGGCCAGCAGCGCCATCCTGTCCCTCGCCCCGGCCGAAACAGCGGAGGACGACGTGACGGTGGTTGTGGTCCGCAGGCTCCCGCAGGAGGTGGCGGCATGA
- a CDS encoding glycosyltransferase family 2 protein: MTRFWTRLVVVLTVITGVNYIAWRWMASLNWEAWWIALPLVIAETYSLIDVMLFGMTVWNLKIRKGAPEPPADATVDVFITTYNEDLDMVLTTALAAQKIRHPHSTWILDDGARPEMKALAEQHGLGYVTRSEDWTKDLPRHAKAGNLNNALMQTDGEFLLILDADQIPEPDILEKTLGYFNNRKVALVQTPQYFSNVPADDPLGSQAPLFYGPIQQGKDGWNAAFFCGSNAILRREALMQLGLVGYVKETEKSIRRALAASRQAIRQARKSTDMDSPLVAQVLDEVEAATVEAQQELDSGMALSEITYRVRRRVDTAVQTLVQADVEALQSDLEEIAAMELAHVGEAGVPVVADDAVQRMSARDWSPLGALESVQAVLDALSVERNDEAQPIMPLATISVTEDMATAMRMHAMGWESVYHHEILAYGLAPEDLKTMLTQRLRWAQGTIQVLLRENPLVQKGLKIGQRLMYFATMWTYLSGFAAVIYFAAPIIYLLLGILPVTSLSWDFFIRFIPFMVVNQLLFAVAGRGIPTWRGQQYSLALFPTWIKACTTAARNVWFGRPLGFAVTPKARQSGGPSWSLIQPQIVVSILLAVAAVVGIVRLATGLAEPLGTLVNVAWVIFDLVVMSILVRAVLYKGFEPPAESTEPVNTERNPDGV; the protein is encoded by the coding sequence ATGACCCGGTTCTGGACCCGCCTGGTGGTGGTGCTGACTGTGATCACCGGCGTCAACTACATTGCCTGGCGGTGGATGGCCTCCCTGAACTGGGAAGCCTGGTGGATCGCACTGCCGTTGGTCATCGCCGAAACGTACAGCCTCATCGACGTGATGCTGTTCGGCATGACGGTGTGGAACCTGAAGATCCGCAAGGGCGCCCCGGAGCCGCCGGCCGACGCTACTGTGGACGTCTTCATCACCACGTACAACGAGGACCTCGACATGGTCCTCACCACGGCGCTGGCGGCCCAGAAGATCCGGCACCCACACAGCACCTGGATCCTTGACGACGGCGCCCGCCCGGAGATGAAGGCACTGGCCGAACAGCACGGCCTGGGTTATGTGACCCGCAGCGAGGACTGGACCAAGGACCTGCCGCGCCATGCCAAGGCCGGCAACCTGAACAATGCGCTGATGCAGACCGACGGCGAATTCCTGCTGATCCTGGACGCGGACCAGATCCCCGAGCCGGACATCCTGGAAAAGACGCTGGGCTACTTCAACAACCGCAAGGTGGCGTTGGTCCAGACGCCGCAGTACTTCAGCAACGTTCCGGCCGATGACCCCCTGGGCAGCCAGGCGCCGCTGTTCTACGGACCCATCCAGCAGGGCAAGGACGGCTGGAACGCCGCCTTCTTCTGCGGCTCCAACGCCATCCTGCGCCGCGAAGCGCTGATGCAGCTGGGCCTGGTGGGCTACGTGAAGGAAACCGAGAAGAGCATCCGCCGTGCGCTGGCCGCTTCCCGGCAGGCCATCCGGCAGGCCCGCAAATCCACGGACATGGACTCGCCGCTGGTGGCCCAGGTCCTGGACGAGGTGGAGGCCGCCACCGTGGAGGCGCAGCAGGAACTGGATTCCGGCATGGCGCTCAGCGAGATCACCTACCGGGTGCGCCGCCGCGTGGACACGGCCGTGCAGACCCTGGTCCAGGCCGACGTCGAGGCCCTGCAGTCTGACCTCGAGGAAATCGCGGCCATGGAGCTCGCGCATGTTGGTGAGGCCGGCGTTCCGGTGGTGGCTGACGACGCTGTGCAGCGCATGTCCGCCCGCGACTGGTCCCCGCTGGGTGCCCTCGAATCGGTCCAGGCCGTCCTGGATGCCCTGTCGGTGGAACGCAACGATGAAGCCCAGCCCATCATGCCGCTGGCCACCATCTCGGTCACCGAGGACATGGCCACCGCCATGCGCATGCACGCCATGGGGTGGGAGAGCGTCTACCACCACGAGATCCTTGCCTACGGCCTGGCGCCGGAGGACCTGAAGACGATGCTCACCCAGCGGCTCCGCTGGGCCCAGGGCACCATCCAGGTGCTGCTCCGCGAAAACCCGCTGGTGCAGAAGGGCCTGAAGATCGGCCAGCGGCTGATGTACTTCGCCACCATGTGGACCTACCTGAGCGGCTTCGCGGCGGTCATCTACTTCGCCGCCCCCATCATCTACCTGCTGCTGGGCATCCTGCCCGTCACCAGCCTCAGCTGGGACTTCTTTATCCGGTTCATCCCGTTCATGGTGGTCAACCAGCTGCTGTTCGCGGTGGCCGGCCGCGGCATTCCCACCTGGCGCGGCCAGCAGTACAGCCTCGCCCTGTTCCCAACCTGGATCAAAGCGTGTACGACGGCGGCCCGCAACGTGTGGTTCGGCCGTCCCCTGGGGTTCGCGGTGACGCCCAAGGCGCGCCAAAGCGGCGGACCCAGCTGGAGCCTGATCCAGCCCCAGATCGTGGTGTCCATCCTGCTGGCCGTGGCCGCCGTCGTCGGAATTGTCCGCCTGGCCACCGGCCTGGCCGAACCGCTGGGCACCCTGGTCAACGTGGCCTGGGTGATCTTCGACCTGGTGGTCATGAGCATCCTGGTCCGCGCCGTGCTCTACAAGGGCTTTGAGCCGCCCGCA